The Chelatococcus sp. HY11 nucleotide sequence CACCGCCAGCCAGCGTGAGGGCCGTACGATTTCGCCGAGCACGATGGCGCCGAGGGCCACGGCAAACAACGGCTGCGCATAGCCGAACATGATCGCGTCGGAGAGCGGCAGGTAGGCCAGCGCCAGGAACGTGAGGCCGAGGCTCGCAGAGCCGCATAGGCCACGTGCGACATGGCCGAGCGGCCGTTTGGTTTTGAGTGCCGTGGCCAATTCGCCACGCGAAGCGAGGAAGACGAGGATTGGCAGCATGGCGAAGAACGAGCGATAGAACACGACCTGCCCGGTCGGCAAGCTGCCAGCCAGCTTGATCAGCGCGAACATGGAGACGAAGAAGGAGACCGAGCCGAGCTTCAGCCCGATCCCGGCCAGAGATTTTCTTGGCATGGGGACCTGCCGTGGCGTCAGCCGGGACTAAGCCGATCTATCAGCGCATAGCACTCAGGTTGGATAGCATTGTCGGGCAAAGAAGCCGGAGGCCGCCTGGCACTCGGATAAATCGAGGCTGGTGCGGTATCAAGGCCAGCAAAGAATTGCCTTCTTCCACAGCGCACCAGCGCAGCTCCTCGCTCGCCACTTATGAAAAATATTGTATGACGATATTCGCCAAATGTCGAGGCGAATCCGGCAGCCGCGCTTACTTCCGGCGGCGGCTGCCGGCACGGATCAGGCCGCGGCTTGGGCACCTATAGTCTGCGCGTCATCGTCAAACGCGGCTAGCGGGCGACGTGGCCAGACCTGCGGGAACATCGCGGAAGCTAGCGGCTGTCCGACCGACAGGCCGGGATCGCGTAGCGGCTGGGGCCCCATCGGGCGCTTGGCATAGGTGACGTCGTCGCCGGCGTAACGGAAGGCAAGCGCACGGCGGCGGCGATCGTGCGAGGTGTTGCCTGGCGCATGGTGCAGCGTCAGCAGATGGTGGGCTAGCACGTCGCCCGGATCCATGTCGAAATGCACGATGTTCCAATCGCTGCGGTTTGCCTCGATATCCGGCAGCGCCTCGAACAGGTCATCCGGATAGTCCTTGTACTTCTTGGCGTCGAAGCCGGTCGGCCGATACCACTTGCCCGTACGGTGCGAGCCAGGGATCCACTCGGTCACCCCGGTTTCCAGGGTGACGGAATCGAGTGGCGTCCAGAACGAGCAGACCTGCGTGCCGTCCATCCACAGGTACGGCTGGTCATGGTGCCAAGGCGTGTGGTTCGTGGTATTCGGCTCCTTGACGAACATCGCGTCGACGGCGAGGTTGACGGTCTTCGAGCGCATGAGCGCCGCGGCCCATTCAGGCATCGGCGACTCAGCCTGGAACTGGCGGAAGCGCTGGTTGAAGGTCCACATAAATATGTCGTAGCCGAACTTGCCGCCGCCGGAGCCGGCAGCGATATCGTGGCCGGATGGACCTGGCTGGTTCAGCACGTCCTCGACTGCGTCCCGCAGCATCTCCACCCATTCGGTGCTGAGGATGTTACGCAGGCATACGACGCCATCCTCCTCATAGGTGCGGATTTCATCTTCTGTGATCGGCCTTGTGAATTGCGTGGTCATGGCTGGTGTTCTCCTTCTTCAGGTTGGCTCGCGGTACCCTGGTGAGCAGCCGCTGTTTGAGGCGGCGCAGGAGGTGTTGGCCTCTGGCTGTCTCGGCGCGACTGCCCGGCGCGGAGATGGCAGGTCCCTGCGAGCGGCAGGCCGTCGAGGACGGCGTCCGTCCGTGCGCGATCTTTAAGGGGGCAGGTGAAGCCTTTACACATCGGAATAACCTCCGCATCCTGGGCAGGTGGACCAAACTTTCATCCGCTGCCTAGATCCCATTTTGCTTGTCCCTTGCTCCACAACAAGCAATGCTTGGTCAACAAGATCATTCCAAAATGGACTGACTCATGAGCTATAGCCGCCGCTATCTACCGTCCGTTTCGCTGCTCACCGCCTTCGAGGCGACGGCCCGGTTGGGGAGCGTCAGCGCAGCGGCCAAAGAGCTGAGCCTTACGCAGAGCGCCGTCAGCCGTCAGATCCGCGCACTGGAGGAGCAGCTGCAGGTCGAGCTCTTCGTGCGCGACCGCCAGACGGTTCGGCCGAATTCGGCGGCGATGAGTTTCCTCGCGGAGGTGCGCGACGCGCTCGACCGCCTCTCGACCGCCTCGCAAAATCTCTATGCCAACCCAAATGGCGGTATTCTCAACGTGACAATCCTGTCGACCTTCGGCACACGCTGGCTCGCGCCACGTCTGTCCGGCTTCAAGCGCTTGCATCCAGGCATCACGGTCAATCTGAAGACCCGCTTTAGCCTGTTTGACTTCCGTGACGAGGGCGTCGACGCGGCCATCCATTCCGGCGTCCCATACTGGCCGGGCGCGGAGATGGTGGAGCTGCGGCGCGAGTTTCTGGTGCCCGCCAGCAGTCCTTATTTCCGCGAGAGCCGCGCCATCCGAATAGCCGCCGACCTAATCGAGCAGCCGTTGATCCATATGGGCTCGATGGGACGCGGCACCGATTGGGAGAAGTGGTTCCGCGCGCAGGGGCTGGAGCCCGGTCGCCTCTCCGCCGGCAGCTTCGACCAGTTCTCGACCGTGGCGCGCGCAGCGGCGGCGGGCTTGGGCGTCGGGCTGCTGCCGACCTTCCTCATAGAAGAGGAATTGTTGAGCGGCCAACTCGTGCCGGCCGTGAACGTCACCTATGAAAGCAGCGACAAATATTACCTTGCCTGGCCGGAGGGAAGGAAGGACTATCCGCCGTTGATCGCCTTCCGCGACTGGATCGTGGCTCAGTCCAGAGCTAAGGTGCAACTCGATCCATGAGTGCGAATACGGATGAGTTTCGCTTACGAGGCCGGTTATTCGTGCCTAAAGACGCGAATTCGCGATAGAGGACGACGGCGCGATCCTATGAACTGTCGGCGAGAGGAAATTGCGTCGCCGGGCGAGCCAAACTGCACTTCGCTGTTCCCGGGCGACGTGCTGGTACATGCCCCTTAGCGCATCGCTTCAGGCGCGCGACAGGCCGAGATGATCGCGCAGGGTAACGCCGGAATAATCCTTGCGTAGAGCGCCCCGGCGCTGCAGTTCGGGCGCTACCAAGTCGGCGAAGTCGTCCAGATAGTCTGGGAAATAGGCCGGCATGATGACGAAGCCATCGGCCGCCCGAGCATCCACCCACTCCTGCATGATATCGGCGATCTTGTCCGGCGTACCGACCGCGATGATGTAGCCGCGCCCCACTGCCATGAGGTTGAACAATTGCCGCAGCGTGTAGTTTTCGCGTCTTGCCAGCGGGATCAGCGCCCGGGCGAAGCCTTGCATACCATCCGTCATGGGCAAATCCGGGACCGGCCCGTCGAGCGGATACTGGGAGAGGTCGTGGCCGAGCCGGTCCGACACGGTGCGAATAGAGCTTTGCACGTCGACAAAAGCCGCCAGACGCGCCAGTTTGGCATGCGCTTCCTCGTCGGTACGTCCAACCACGGTAAAGATGCCGTTCAGGATCTTGCAGTGGTTCGGGTCGCGGCCATGACTCGCCGCCATGCGGCGCACCTTGTCGTAGAAGTCGCGCCCTTCCGCGATTGCGTGCTGCACGGTCACGATCAGGTCGGCGTGGCGCGCGGCGAAGCCCATGCCAGCCGGCGAAGATCCCGCCTGCACCAACACAGGATTGCCCTGCGGCCCGCGCGGCGCGTTGAGCGGTCCGCGCACGGAATAGTACTTGCCCTTGTGGTTGAGGAGGCGGATGCGCGCGGGATCGAAATAGCGGCCGCTCGCACGGTCAACCAGCACCGCGCCATCCTCCCAGGTGTTCCAGAGACCCCGCACGACCTCGACAAACTCGTCGGCCATCTCATAGCGTAGATCGTGCTCCAGACGCCCCTCGGTACCGAAGTTCAGCCCGGCGATGGGGGAGGAGGTCGTGACGACATTCCAGCCAGCGCGCCCAGCGCTGATCAGATCGAGCGACTGGAAGGCGCGGGCAAGGTTGTAAGGCTGGGAGAACATGGTGGAGGCGGTGCCGACGAGGCCGATCCGGCTCGTCACCATGGCCAGCGCGCTCAGTTGCGCGACAGGCTCCAGCCGCGCGACCATGGACGGATGATCGTCGACCTCGGCCGAGACATTGTCGGGGACGAAGATAAAATCCATCTTCGCCCGCTCCGCCGTCGTCGCGATGCGGGCCAGCGCCTTGATGTCGAAATTGGTGGGGTCGGCGCCTTCCGCCCGCCAACCATCGATCTGGTTGCCGGTGCCCAGCACGAATACGCCGAGATGCATCTCGCGGCTCATGACGTCTCCCAATGGTTGTCTGCGGCTCAGGCGAAGGTCAGCGTCGGCTCATCCAGGCGGATGTCCTCCATAGCCTCGGCGAGCCGCATGCGACTTTGCCGCAGCGTCTTGGCGGCATTCCAGCCGAGCGCGCCGACAACGCGGCCTTGATGGTGGCAGAGTGCAACGAAGCGGCCGGACGCCATGTCGCCCTCTATCTCCATCTCGCCACTGGCCGGAAAGACACCGTAGCTCTGTAGCTTGACGTCGTGCTGGTCGCTCCACATGAACGGGATCGGTCGGAAGTCCTCGGTTGCTCCCAGCAGGTTCTTCACGGCGGTGCCTGCCTGTTCAGTCGCGTTCATACGGTGCTCAATGCGCAGCCGCGCGCCGTAGCCGGAATGCCACCAGGAGGCGACGTCGCCGGCCGCGTAGACGCCCGGCGCGGCGCGGCAGCGGGCATCACACAGAATACCGTCGCCGATCGGCAGGCCGCTCGAACGCAGCCAGTCCACATTGGGCTTTGACCCGATCGCTACCAGCGCGAGCTCCGCGGGGATGACCTCGCCGTCGGCAAGCCGCACGCCGCTCACGTGCCCGCTCGTCTCCTCGAAGCCGGCCACCGGCGCATTCAGCCGCAGAATCACACCCGCCTCGCGGTGCCGCGCGGCGAGCAATTCGCCAATCGCGGCAGGGAACTGGCGGGCCAGCGGGTGCGGCGCGTTGCCGATAACCGTGACGTCGAGACCGATCTTGCGCGCAGTGGCGGCGAATTCCATACCGAGCACGCCAGTGCCTATGACTGCGACCCGGGGGGCGCTCGCCAAAGCGGTGCGCAGTGCCTCCGCATCATCCAAGCCGCGCAGGGTGTACACCCCGTGCGGGCTTGGGCCGGGAAAGGCGAGCGGGCTGACGCCAGTGGCAACGACCAGTCCGTCGAAGCGAAGTCGGTCGTCCGCCTCCAGCCGTAGCATGCGGCGTTCGAGATCGAGCTCGCAGGCGCGCGCGGGTACCAGCCATTCGGCCCCAAGCTCGTCGAGCAGCGCCTGCTCGCCCAACCGGATATGCTCAAAGGGCAGGTTGTTGGCGATGAAGCCCTTGGAGAGTGGCGGTCGGTCATAGGGAGGGTGGGGTTCCGCTCCAATCACGAGAATGCGTTCCCCGTAGCCTTCTCTGCGCAGCGACTGGACGGCGGCCAGCCCCGCGGCCGACCCGCCGACGACAATGACTGTGCGCAAGGCTCAGCCCTCAAGCCGGATCGCAAGCGCCGGGCAAACCTTAATCGCCTGCAGCACGTCCGCGCGGCTCTCTTCCGATGGGTTCTCCTGTAGCAGTATGACGATGCCGTCGTCCTCGCGTTGGTCGAAGATATCCGGCGCCGCGAGCACGCATTGGCCGGCGCCACAGCATTTCGCCTGTTCGATGATCACCCGCATCTCAGCTCTCCCATGTGACAGGAATCCGCTCGACGCCATAGACGAAGCTGGTTTCCTTGAATTCGAGACTCGACACCGGCGCGGCGAGCGCCAAACTCGGTATGCGGCGGAACAACGTACCGATAACGATCTGCAGTTCGGCGCGGGCCAATGGCTGCCCGAGGCACTGGTGGACGCCATAGCCGAAAGCGATGTGATGACGCGCATCGCGATGGATGCGGAACTTGTCGGCGTCGGGGAAGACGTCGGAGTCACGATTGGCCGCCGCATTGTGGGCGATGATGCCTTCGCCCTTCCGGATGACATGATCGCCCATCTCGATGTCGGCCGTCGCTATGCGTCTGCGACCGTTATGGGTGACGTCGACATAACGCAGGATTTCCTCGACGGTGCTATTGATCAAAGTTGGATCGTCGATCAGCGCCCGTTTCTGTTCCGGATTCTCGAGCAGCGCCAGGATACCAAGCGACATCGTGTGCGCGGAGGTGTCGTGGCCGGCGATCAGCAGCAGGCGCGCGATGCCGATGAGCTGGATCGGCGTGAGGTGCCCTGGCCTGAGCTGGTTCACCACCAGCCGGCTCAGGAGATCGTCCGTCGGATGCTGGTTCTTCTTCTCGATCAGCCCCGCGATATAGACGTCACATAATTCCTGGATCGCCTTTGACGAAACGTCCGGCGGGGTACGGCTGTCGGTGATCAGATCTGCCTTTGCGTGGAAGAAATCCTGATCTTCGTAGGGGACTCCGAGCAGGTCGCAGATCATGGTGATCGGCAGCGCAAGTGTCAGGTCACGCACGATGTCGCTCGGCGGTCCTTTGGCGAGGATCGCATCAATGCGCTCGTCCACGACCTGCTGGATGCGCGGCTTCAGCGCCTCGATCTTCTTGACCGCGAATTCGCCTGTGAGCATGCGCCGGAACTGCGTGTGCTCCGGCACGTCCATCGTGATGAAGCTCGGATATTTGGTTCGCACCGCCAGCATGCCCGGCGTCGCGCCCGGAAAGTTTGGCAACGTATTGTCGGCGCTGACCCGCGGATCGGTCAGCAGCTTGCGAACGTCATCATAGCGCGTCACCAGCCAAGCATCCTGGCCGGTCCATAAGCGCACCTTGGCGAAGGGCTCATCAGCGCGCAATTCGGCCAACTCCGGCGCAGGGTCGAGCGGGTTGGCGCGCTTGATCGGATATTCACGCATGCCGCTGAAAGGGCAGGATGCAGCAGCGAATTCTGACATGTCGACCTCCGGAGGTCCGTGTAAATGAGGCAGAGTGGGAGTGCCGCTATCTTCATACAATAATATAATATTCTCGAAAGGACGCGCCCAAGCCTATGCTTCAACCATGACCCGTTTCGTCTCCACGGGGTCAGGCAAGCCGAGATTCTCGCGCAACGTTCGGCCTTCATATTCGGTGCGGAACAAGCCACGGCGCTGCAATTCCGGCACGACGAGGCCAGTAAAATCGTCCACGCCGCGGGGAAAATAGGGCGGTAGGATGCAGAAGCCGTCACAGGCGCCCTGACTGAACCACTCTTCCATGATGTCGGCCACCTGGGCGGGCGTGCCCCAAACCAAGTTGTGGCCGAGCGACTCGGCGAAGCGCCGACCGATCTGGCGGATGCTGAGATTCTCGCGGCGCGCCGTCTCGATCATGATCTGCTGGCGGGTCTGGGCGCCGTTGACAGTTGGTAACTCCGGTAGCGGCCCGTCCAGCGGATATTGCGAGAGGTCGACGCCGCCGGCGAAGCGGCTGATCGCGATCAACGCCTGTTCATCGGTGATCAGAGACTGGAGCTGCAGATAATGTTCCTTGGCCTCCGCCTCGGTGCGGCCGATGATCGGCATGAAGCCCGGCATCAGTTTGATCGCGTCCGCCGATCGGCCGCATGCGACTGCGCGCGCCTTCAAATCGTCAGTGAAAGCCTTGCTCTCTTCGATGGTGGAGTTTGCCGAGAATACAAGGTCGGCAATCCGGGCGGCAAGATTGCGGCCAGGGCCGGACGACCCTGCCTGCACGATGATCGGCCGCCCCTGGGGTGATCGCGGCACGTTGAGCGGTCCCTTGACGTTGAAGTACTTGCCCTTGTGATTGAGGACATGCACCTTCTCTACGTCGAAGTAGCGCGCGTTCTCCTTGTCCTGGAGCAGGGCGTCGGTGTCCCAGCTGTTCCACAGCCCGGTGACCACGTCGAAGAACTCTTCCGCCCGCACATAGCGCTCGTCGTGCTCCATATGCTTCTCGAAACCGAAATTCTGCGCCTCGTTCTCGTGCTGTGAGGTGACGAGGTTCCAGCCGGCACGGCCCTTGCTGATCAGGTCTATCGTGGCGAAACGACGCGCGATCGTGTAGGGCTCGTTGTAGGTCGTGGTGCCGGTGGCGATGAGCCCCAGCTTCGAGGTCACGGCGGCCAGCGCCGGAATCACGGACATGGCCTCGATGATTGCCGCGCGGTAGAACTTTTCCGCTGCCTTATCGCGCTTCTCGATCAGCGGCGTCGGCTGGATGGCGTTCCCGTCGGCGAAGAAAAGCGCGTCGAGCTTGGCTTCCTCGCACTTCCTGGCGACCTCGACATAGGTATCGAAATTCGTCACCGTTGAGCGCGCCGCGCCCGGCATGCGCCAGCCCGCGCCGTGCGAACCCGGTGCGAACCACATCATGGCGAGCTTCATCGTCTTGCGATTGTGCATAGTCCGATATCCTTCAGGATTTGCGGTGGCCGAGGATGGCCTTGATCTCGAGGTAGTCCTCGAAACCGAAGATCCCGCTCTGCCGGCCATTGCCTGACTGCTTGTATCCGCCGAACGGCGCGTCTGATTGCGACGCCGCGCCATTGAGGTAGACCCTGCCCGCCTGCAAGCGGCAGGCAATATCGGTCGCTTGGTTGTGCTCGCCGTGAACATAGGCGGCGAGCCCATAGACTGAGCTGTTGGCGATTTCGATCGCCTCGTCGATGCTGTCATAAGGTATGATCGACAGCACCGGCGCGAAAATCTCCTCCACCGCGATCCGCATGTCGGGCTTCACGTCGGAGAAGACTGTCGGCTTGACGAAATAGCCTCTGTTGAGCTCGGCCGGTCGGCCGGTGCCACCGGTGACCAGCGTCGCACCCTGGTCGATGCCGGACTGGATCAGGGCCTGCGCACGCTCGAACTGGATCGCGTTGACCAGCGGCCCAAGCTTGGTCTTGTCGTCGAAGGGCTGGCCCAGCGTGTAGGTCTCAGCGGCGTTCTTGGCAATCGTGTTGACCGTCTCCAGCTGGTCGCGATGCACCAGCATGCGGGTAGGCGCCTCGCACGACTGGCCGGAATTCATGAACGAACGCGCTACGCCCCAGGGCACGGCATCTTTGAGATCGGCATCCTGAGTGATGATGTGCGCCGACTTGCCGCCGAGTTCCTGGTGCACGCGCTTGACCGTGTCCGCTGCGGCCTTGGCAACCAGGGCGCCAGCGCGGGTCGAGCCGGTGATAGACACCATATCGATGCCCGGATGCGCCGCGATCGCCTCGCCGACCTCGGAACCGGTGCCCTGCACCATGTTGAAGACGCCCTCGGGCAGCCCGGCCTCCTCCAGAACCTCGGTGAGAATCAGCGCGCTCAGCGGCGCATATTCGCTGGGCTTCAGAACGACGGTGCAGCCGGTGGCGAGTGCCGGCGCCAGCTTCCCGGCGATGAGATTCAGCGGCCAGTTCCAGGCGGTGATCAGGCCGCAGACGCCGAAGGGCTCGCGACGGATCAGCGTCGTGCCGATGTGATGCTCGAACTCGTAGGTCTCGAGGATGCGGCGCATCACGGTGAACTGCGTGGCGACGCCGACTGCCTGCACATCGCGGGCGAACCAAAGCGGCGCGCCGATCTCCTCGGCGATGACGTGCGCGACCTCGTCTATACGGCGGTTGTAGCATTGGACGATGCGATCGAGGATGGCCATGCGATCCTCGCGCGACCAAGCGGCCCAGTCAGGCAGAGCCTTGCGGGCCGCTGCAACGGCGCGATCGACATCGGCGGCTGATCCCAGCATCAGCTCGCCGGTCTGCTGCTCGGAAACCGGGCTGACGATGCCGAAGGATCGGGGTGCGGTGATCGGATCGACCCACGCGCCCCCGATGTAGAATTGCCTAGCGTCCATCACCCACTCCGCATTTATGATTGCCATACAATCATACGCTAAGTGACGCTGTCAATCTGTCCGGCTTATTTTGTCGGCATTGGCACGTAGCGCAGATAGGGTGTTGCCTCGCGCCAGCCTGCCGGAAAGCGGCTGGAGAGGTCCTCCTCCGACAGGCCAGGCACGATCGCGACCTCATCGCCGGGGCGCCAGGCAGCCGGTGACGCTACCTTGGCGCGGTCGGTCAGCTGCAGCGACTGGACCAGTGTCAGGATGTAGGCGAAGTCGCGCCCCATGCTGGAGGGGAAAGCGAGCAGCGCGCGCACTCTGCGCTGCGGATCGATGATATAGGTCGCGCGGGTTGGGGCTTCCGGGCTCATGCCGGGGTGTATCAAGCCGTAGAGTGCTGCAACCTGCCGTTCTGGATCGCTGACCACCGGAAACCGTATCTCGGTCGCCTCGGACTTGACGATATCGGCTTCCCAGTCTGCGAAGCGCTCAAGTGGATCGACAGTGACCGCCAGGAGGTTGCAGCCAAGTGCCAGGAAGTCTGGCGACAGTCTTGAGGCCTGTCCCATTTCCGATACGCAGACAGGCCGGAAGAAGTGCGGATGCGAGAACAGCACCACCCAGCCATCCCCCGCGAAGTCATAGAGGCCGATCGGCCCTCGAGAAGTCTCCGCGCGAAAGTCGGGTGCGCTGTCACCAATGCCAAGCATGCTCATCCAAGAAACTCGCTCTCATGGACACGCGCGCGAGCCGCGCGAACCTTCTTCAGTGGCTCACGACGAAGCCGTTAAAAAATCACCACAGGCTTCAGCACCTTCCCCGACACGGCGTCGTCGCACGCCTTGTTGAGGTCGCGGAAGGCATAGCGGGTGATCATCCGGTCGAAGGGAAACTTTCCCTCCCGGTGCAGCGCGATCATGTGTGGGATAAAGGTGTCGGGGTCGGCCCCGCCCTGCGCTATCCCGGTTATCGAGCGGCCGCCGAAGATCAGGGGGTGGAAGTTGATCGGGGTCGCCGAACGGCCGTTGGAGACCACGCCGCAGGTGCCGCGCGGGTTGAGCGCGGCGACAAGGCCGTTGACGACATCGACGTTGCCCGTTGTGTCGAGCGCCCAATCGGTTGGCCCACAGGCGCTGTGGATCGCGGCGGTCAGGTCCTGACCGACCGGATTGACCGCGTGCGTTGCGCCGAGTGCGAGCGCCATCTCCAGCCGGCTGTCGCGCGTGTCGACCGCGACGATCGTGACCGCCCCGGAGAGCTTCGCCGCCATGATGGCGCTCAGGCCCACCGGCCCCGCGCCGGCAATGGCGATGGACGAACCCGATTGCGGCTTCAATACGTTGAGGATGGCGCCAGCCCCCGTCTGGATGCCGCAGCCCAGTGGCGCCAGCGTTTCCAACGGAAGATCCGTCGGTACAGGAATGACGTTGCGTTCGGTCGCGATGCAATAGGTGGCAAATGAGGATTGGCCGAAGAAATGGCCGTACAGGCGCTCACCGTCGCGTGACAGCGCGGTCGTGCCGTCCGGCCGCGTGCCGCCGAAATTACGCGCGAAAAGGTCCTCGCAATAGGAAGGCATGGACTGCCGGCAATTGCCGCAGTGACCACAGGAATTGATGCTCATGACGACATGGTCGCCGGGCCTCACCTTGGTGACTCTTGAACCCACCTTCGAAACAATGCCGGCTCCCTCGTGGCCGAGCACGATCGGGCGCGGCACCGCCCCTTGTGTGTGCAGCATCTTGAGGTCGGTGTGGCAGATGCCGGTGGCGACCAGCCGTACCATGACTTCGGCCTCGCGCGGCTCTTCCAGCTCGGCCGGTGCGAGCACGAAGCGCTCGCTCTCAGGATAGGCTATGGCCGCCTCGATCCTCATGATTCCCTCTTGTGATTCCCTCTTGGCGATAGACCACTTCAGTGCGCGGCGGCGCTGAAGTCCTGCATGATGCGGCTCTCGGTCACGCGCACGCTGCGCATTCCGGCCGGGGTGTTGCGGCTGCGGCCGACGAAACGCGGCACGCCGTCGGTGAAAACAGCCGAGACCGCCGGCACGTCGCCATTGGCGATGGCTGAGAGCGCATCGTTCTTGGCGCCGCCCGCGCAGGCGTCGATCAGCAGCACGTCCGCATCGCGCCCTGGCGCGATGATTCCGCTGTTCAGCCGGTAGACGGCAGCGTTGTTGCCCGTGGCGGCGGCGATCGCCCATTCCACCGGCATCTTGCCGAGGCTGGCGAGGTGGGTGATCGTGTAGAACATGCCGAGCGGCATGATGCCGCTGCCGGTCGGCGTGTCGGTGGCGACCAGCAGCCGGTCGAAGCAGTCAGCCTTCACGGCCAGATCGGCGACCATCAGGAGCGTGCGCAGATTGCCTGCCGTGCAGCATTGCAGCGCGATGCGGCTCTCATTCACCAGTCGGACGAAATCGGCGTCGGGCATGGCAACCGGCCCGCCATTCACGTGGAAGGACACGTCCGCGTTCATCGCGATGACGTGGTCCGCCCAGATGCCGGAAGAGCCGGGGATGGACGAGCCGCCCGTGTGCACGGTCGTTATCATGCCTGCCTCTTTGGCCCAGCGCACCTGGTCGACGTAGCCGTAGGGCGTGTCAAATGCGCCGAAACCGGCCTTGGCGAGCCAAACTCCCTTAGCGGCGATGTCGGCGAAATCGCTTTCAACCAAGCCGGGTTCGAGGATGATGGATCCGGCATGCACCCGCATGCCACCCGGCCGATACTCCTTGAAGCTCTTGTGCGCGGCCACGGCCAACGCCTTCACCCCGTCGCGGTCCTTCGGGCGGCCGGGGACATGCACTTCCGACGCCGTAATCGACGTCGTCGTCCCGCCATGCACATAGCTTTCGAGGAAGCCCACCGTCTTCTGGCGTGGCGTGTAGTCACCGAAGGTGATGTGCACATGCGAATCGATCAGCCCAGGGATGGCTACCGTGCCAGCAGCGTCGACCGTCACGTCGCAGTCATTCATAATCTCCGGTGAGGCTGTGCCGACATGGCTGATCAGCCCATCGTCGAGGATCAGCGTGTCACCCGCCGCGAACGGAGATCGCCAGTCTCCAGACACGATGCTACCGATATTGGTGATTGCAACCCGCATGCTTTTTTCCCGTTCGCGCCGTCAAACCAGCCCGTCCACGCCCCGCATTTCCTCGTGCTTGATGCCACCGACACGCGCATTGATGCGGCCGCGGTTGGTCACGCAGAAGATGACGGCGATCTCGTCCGGCGCGGGCGTATCAGGAAGCATGAGCGTCATACCGTCATAATGCGAGCGGACGTACAGCGCATCTTTGCACGCCATCGGGATGTCGATTTGCATGCCGGGCGGCACACGCTTCTGGAACGAGGAGATCCATGACTTGCCCCCGCCGAGGGCCTCGCGGATCGGATTGGCAAACACGGTCGTCAACAGGGCGTTGGCATGTTCCTGCTCGCCGCTCAGCCCGACCAGCCCG carries:
- a CDS encoding aldehyde dehydrogenase family protein — translated: MDARQFYIGGAWVDPITAPRSFGIVSPVSEQQTGELMLGSAADVDRAVAAARKALPDWAAWSREDRMAILDRIVQCYNRRIDEVAHVIAEEIGAPLWFARDVQAVGVATQFTVMRRILETYEFEHHIGTTLIRREPFGVCGLITAWNWPLNLIAGKLAPALATGCTVVLKPSEYAPLSALILTEVLEEAGLPEGVFNMVQGTGSEVGEAIAAHPGIDMVSITGSTRAGALVAKAAADTVKRVHQELGGKSAHIITQDADLKDAVPWGVARSFMNSGQSCEAPTRMLVHRDQLETVNTIAKNAAETYTLGQPFDDKTKLGPLVNAIQFERAQALIQSGIDQGATLVTGGTGRPAELNRGYFVKPTVFSDVKPDMRIAVEEIFAPVLSIIPYDSIDEAIEIANSSVYGLAAYVHGEHNQATDIACRLQAGRVYLNGAASQSDAPFGGYKQSGNGRQSGIFGFEDYLEIKAILGHRKS
- a CDS encoding redoxin domain-containing protein; this encodes MSMLGIGDSAPDFRAETSRGPIGLYDFAGDGWVVLFSHPHFFRPVCVSEMGQASRLSPDFLALGCNLLAVTVDPLERFADWEADIVKSEATEIRFPVVSDPERQVAALYGLIHPGMSPEAPTRATYIIDPQRRVRALLAFPSSMGRDFAYILTLVQSLQLTDRAKVASPAAWRPGDEVAIVPGLSEEDLSSRFPAGWREATPYLRYVPMPTK
- a CDS encoding NAD(P)-dependent alcohol dehydrogenase, producing the protein MRIEAAIAYPESERFVLAPAELEEPREAEVMVRLVATGICHTDLKMLHTQGAVPRPIVLGHEGAGIVSKVGSRVTKVRPGDHVVMSINSCGHCGNCRQSMPSYCEDLFARNFGGTRPDGTTALSRDGERLYGHFFGQSSFATYCIATERNVIPVPTDLPLETLAPLGCGIQTGAGAILNVLKPQSGSSIAIAGAGPVGLSAIMAAKLSGAVTIVAVDTRDSRLEMALALGATHAVNPVGQDLTAAIHSACGPTDWALDTTGNVDVVNGLVAALNPRGTCGVVSNGRSATPINFHPLIFGGRSITGIAQGGADPDTFIPHMIALHREGKFPFDRMITRYAFRDLNKACDDAVSGKVLKPVVIF
- a CDS encoding amidohydrolase family protein, with the translated sequence MRVAITNIGSIVSGDWRSPFAAGDTLILDDGLISHVGTASPEIMNDCDVTVDAAGTVAIPGLIDSHVHITFGDYTPRQKTVGFLESYVHGGTTTSITASEVHVPGRPKDRDGVKALAVAAHKSFKEYRPGGMRVHAGSIILEPGLVESDFADIAAKGVWLAKAGFGAFDTPYGYVDQVRWAKEAGMITTVHTGGSSIPGSSGIWADHVIAMNADVSFHVNGGPVAMPDADFVRLVNESRIALQCCTAGNLRTLLMVADLAVKADCFDRLLVATDTPTGSGIMPLGMFYTITHLASLGKMPVEWAIAAATGNNAAVYRLNSGIIAPGRDADVLLIDACAGGAKNDALSAIANGDVPAVSAVFTDGVPRFVGRSRNTPAGMRSVRVTESRIMQDFSAAAH
- a CDS encoding amino acid synthesis family protein, which produces MELTIRRSFTVVEDRMIDEGRKADLIQRKAACVLVVANPYVGRYVEDLHPLIDASVSLGERLGQMVVSAMGNYSVQGYGKGGLVGLSGEQEHANALLTTVFANPIREALGGGKSWISSFQKRVPPGMQIDIPMACKDALYVRSHYDGMTLMLPDTPAPDEIAVIFCVTNRGRINARVGGIKHEEMRGVDGLV